One Tamandua tetradactyla isolate mTamTet1 chromosome 20, mTamTet1.pri, whole genome shotgun sequence DNA segment encodes these proteins:
- the LOC143664799 gene encoding olfactory receptor 14C36-like — MPNATMLTEFLLTRFSDVWELRVLHATLFLLMYLGTLMGNLLIVIAITLDMKLHIPMYFFLRNLSVLDMCYISVTVPKACVIFLLDSRGISTAGCAAQVFLVILFATVEMLFLTAMARDRYVAICQPLHYSVIMTPRVCVQMTLASVLSSMIYSGFHTGYTFRLSFCQSHVVHQFFCDVPSLLKLSCSDALRNEILIVISAVVIAGGCFSFITMSYIHIFSTVLKLPTRGERGKAFSTCVPHILVVTVFASSIAAIYMKPTSLSPTSQNMVTSVFYSIVPPFLNPIIYSLRNKQIKEALKRITSKKALFRKVIG, encoded by the coding sequence ATGCCCAACGCCACCATGCTGACCGAGTTCCTGCTGACACGGTTTTCTGACGTGTGGGAGCTCAGAGTCCTGCACGCCACGCTGTTCCTGCTGATGTACTTGGGAACCCTGATGGGGAACCTTCTCATTGTCATAGCAATCACGCTTGACATGAAGCTGCACatccccatgtacttcttccttcgGAATCTGTCTGTCTTGGACATGTGCTACATTTCTGTCACTGTGCCCAAAGCATGTGTCATCTTCCTGCTTGACAGCAGGGGGATCTCCACAGCTGGATGTGCAGCTCAGGTCTTCCTTGTGATTTTATTTGCTACCGTAGAGATGCTGTTCCTCACCGCCATGGCCCGTGACCGCTACGTGGCCATctgccagcctctccactacTCTGTCATCATGACCCCTCGGGTCTGTGTCCAGATGACTCTGGCCTCAGTACTCAGCAGTATGATCTACTCTGGATTCCATACTGGCTACACATTCCGGCTGTCCTTCTGTCAGTCCCACGTGGTCCATCAGTTCTTCTGTGATGTCCCCTCTCTGCTGAAGCTCTCCTGCTCTGATGCTTTAAGGAATGAAATATTAATTGTTATCTCTGCAGTGGTGATTGCGGGTGGCTGCTTTTCCTTCATCACTATGTCttatattcacatattttctaCTGTGCTCAAGCTTCCAACCAGGGGAGAACGAGGGAAGGCCTTCTCCACGTGTGTCCCTCACATCCTCGTGGTGACTGTATTTGCCAGCTCAATCGCGGCTATATATATGAAGCCAACTTCCCTCTCTCCCACATCTCAGAACATGGTCACCTCTGTGTTCTATTCTATAGTCCCCCCTTTCTTGAATCCTATCATCTATAGTCTtagaaacaagcaaataaaagaggCTCTAAAGAGAATTACAAGCAAAAAAGCTTTATTCAGGAAAGTGATAGGGTAA